A stretch of the Saccharolobus caldissimus genome encodes the following:
- a CDS encoding selenium-binding family protein, whose product MTLPSVFAPFKRDPTFYPSPKMAIRSPPEDLAYVACLYTGTGINRPDFIAVVDVNPNSETYSKIVHKVELPYTNDELHHFGWNACSSALCPNGRPNAERRFLIVPGLRSSRIYIIDTKLSPREPNIVKIIEPDEVKRVTGYSRLHTVHCGPDAIYISALGNDVGEGPGGIMMLDHYSFEPLGKWEIDRGDQYLAYDFWWNLPNEVMVTSEWAVPNTIENGLKLEHLKDRYGNRIHFWDLRKRKKISTLTLGEENRMALELRPFHDPTKLMGFINMVVSLKDLSSSIWLWFYEDGKWNAEKVIEIPAEPTEGGLPEILKPFKAVPPLVTDIDLSLDDKFLYVSLWGIGEVRQYNVSNPFKPVLTGKVKLGGIYHRADHPAGYKLTGAPQMIEISRDGRRVYVTNSLYSTWDNQFYPEGLRGWMVKLNANPEGGLDIDKEFFVDFGEARSHQVRLRGGDASSDSYCYP is encoded by the coding sequence ATGACTCTCCCTTCAGTTTTCGCCCCTTTTAAGAGGGATCCTACGTTTTATCCATCACCTAAAATGGCAATTAGATCCCCTCCAGAAGACTTAGCGTATGTAGCGTGCTTATATACTGGGACTGGGATAAATAGGCCAGACTTTATAGCTGTTGTAGACGTTAACCCAAATTCAGAGACGTATTCTAAAATAGTTCATAAGGTGGAGTTACCTTACACTAATGACGAACTTCATCATTTCGGATGGAATGCTTGTAGTTCTGCCTTATGTCCTAATGGAAGGCCTAATGCAGAGAGGAGATTTTTAATAGTACCTGGGCTAAGATCTTCTAGAATTTATATTATAGATACGAAATTAAGTCCCAGAGAACCCAATATTGTGAAAATTATAGAACCCGATGAGGTGAAAAGAGTTACGGGATACAGTAGACTTCATACCGTACATTGTGGTCCAGATGCGATTTACATCAGTGCCTTAGGTAACGATGTAGGAGAGGGCCCAGGTGGTATAATGATGTTAGACCATTACAGTTTTGAACCATTAGGTAAATGGGAAATAGATAGGGGAGACCAATACTTGGCTTACGATTTCTGGTGGAATCTGCCAAATGAGGTAATGGTAACTAGCGAGTGGGCAGTTCCTAATACTATTGAAAATGGGTTAAAGTTAGAACATTTAAAAGATAGATACGGAAATAGGATACATTTTTGGGATTTGAGGAAAAGGAAGAAGATATCTACGCTTACATTAGGAGAAGAGAATAGGATGGCATTGGAATTAAGACCTTTTCACGATCCTACTAAGCTCATGGGATTTATAAACATGGTGGTTAGCCTAAAGGACTTAAGCAGTTCCATATGGTTATGGTTCTACGAAGATGGGAAGTGGAACGCTGAGAAGGTAATTGAGATACCAGCAGAGCCAACTGAGGGAGGCTTACCAGAAATTTTGAAGCCCTTTAAGGCAGTACCTCCTCTGGTTACTGACATAGACTTAAGCTTAGATGATAAATTCCTTTACGTCAGCCTTTGGGGTATTGGTGAAGTAAGGCAATATAATGTTAGCAATCCGTTTAAGCCCGTCCTCACTGGTAAAGTCAAACTGGGAGGAATATATCATAGGGCTGATCACCCAGCTGGGTATAAATTAACCGGGGCTCCTCAAATGATAGAAATAAGTAGGGACGGAAGGAGAGTTTATGTAACTAATTCCTTATATAGTACATGGGATAATCAGTTTTACCCAGAAGGTCTTAGAGGATGGATGGTTAAACTAAATGCTAATCCAGAAGGCGGTTTAGATATAGATAAGGAATTCTTCGTGGATTTCGGTGAGGCAAGATCTCATCAAGTTAGATTAAGGGGAGGAGATGCTTCCTCTGATTCTTATTGTTATCCTTAG
- a CDS encoding IS1 family transposase: MGRKPVFRQDLTCPSCGSHHVVKCGKSWGRQKFLCRDCGKRFLGDASRHHYHKRVKEEALRMYANGMSMRAISRVLNVPLGTVFTWVKRYGGRKYEKLVDLWNKAKEFVKGKVVTKVVDEMWTYLYRNTRAFYKWVFTCYVFTSLGLYLVYSVGDRDENTFSEIKMYLPDEGRWVSDDYNVYFWLKDHTIVSPVNPNEGLHSSLRDRLVRFKRATKAVNRSISMIKYSIALVLWERRLIPEFIP, translated from the coding sequence ATGGGTAGGAAGCCTGTATTTAGGCAAGACTTAACTTGTCCTTCTTGTGGTAGTCATCATGTTGTTAAGTGTGGTAAGTCTTGGGGTAGGCAGAAGTTTTTGTGTAGGGATTGTGGTAAGCGTTTTTTGGGTGATGCTTCTAGGCATCATTATCATAAGAGGGTTAAGGAGGAGGCTTTAAGAATGTATGCTAATGGTATGAGTATGAGGGCTATTTCTAGGGTTCTTAACGTACCTTTGGGTACTGTTTTCACTTGGGTTAAGCGTTATGGTGGGAGGAAGTATGAGAAGCTAGTTGACTTATGGAATAAGGCTAAAGAGTTTGTTAAGGGTAAGGTTGTTACTAAGGTTGTTGATGAGATGTGGACGTACTTGTACAGAAACACTAGGGCTTTCTACAAGTGGGTCTTCACTTGTTACGTTTTCACGAGTCTTGGACTCTACCTAGTTTACTCTGTTGGTGATAGGGATGAGAATACTTTCAGTGAGATTAAAATGTACTTACCGGATGAGGGTAGGTGGGTGAGTGATGATTACAACGTTTACTTTTGGTTAAAGGATCACACGATTGTCTCACCCGTTAACCCCAACGAGGGGCTACATTCCTCACTAAGGGATAGGCTTGTACGCTTTAAGAGGGCAACAAAGGCAGTGAATAGGAGCATAAGCATGATAAAGTACTCCATAGCACTAGTCTTATGGGAGAGAAGACTAATCCCAGAATTTATACCCTAA
- the glcV gene encoding glucose ABC transporter ATP-binding protein GlcV — translation MVRIIAKNISKYFKKGRVIALDKINLTIENGERFGILGPSGAGKTTLMRIIAGLEVPSEGELYFDDKLVAKDGKLIVPPEDRRIGMVFQTWALYPNLTAYENIAFPLTNTKISKEEIRKRVEEIAKILDITHVLNHYPRELSGGQQQRVALARALVKNPSLLLLDEPFSNLDARMRDSARALVKEVQSRLGVTLLIVSHDPADIFAIADRVGVLVKGKLVQVGPPEEIYNKPISIEVASLIGEINEIEGKVTKEGIIIGSFKIPVNINTDKAIIGIRPEDIKISKEPIKEEEWILIGKGRVKVIGYQGGLFRITVSPLDSEEEIVTYLDHPIKAGEEILVYVKKGSIKIFT, via the coding sequence TTGGTTAGGATTATAGCTAAGAATATTTCTAAGTACTTCAAGAAGGGTAGGGTAATAGCCTTAGACAAGATAAACCTAACAATCGAAAACGGCGAAAGATTCGGAATTTTAGGACCTAGTGGGGCAGGAAAGACAACGTTAATGAGGATAATAGCAGGTCTTGAGGTACCATCAGAAGGGGAGTTATACTTCGATGACAAATTAGTGGCAAAAGATGGGAAACTAATAGTTCCACCAGAAGATAGGAGAATAGGAATGGTATTTCAAACGTGGGCTTTATATCCAAACCTAACAGCGTATGAGAATATAGCGTTCCCATTAACTAACACAAAAATAAGTAAAGAAGAGATAAGAAAAAGAGTAGAAGAAATAGCTAAAATATTAGATATAACGCATGTATTAAACCATTATCCAAGAGAACTATCGGGAGGACAGCAACAAAGAGTAGCCTTAGCAAGAGCATTAGTAAAAAACCCATCACTTCTACTATTAGACGAGCCATTCAGTAACTTGGATGCAAGAATGAGAGACAGTGCAAGGGCATTAGTAAAAGAGGTGCAAAGCAGGCTAGGAGTAACATTATTAATAGTTTCCCACGATCCAGCAGACATATTTGCAATAGCAGATAGAGTGGGAGTCTTAGTTAAAGGAAAACTTGTACAAGTAGGCCCACCAGAAGAGATATACAATAAACCCATATCTATAGAGGTAGCATCACTAATAGGAGAAATAAACGAAATAGAAGGAAAAGTAACGAAAGAAGGAATAATAATAGGAAGTTTCAAAATACCAGTAAACATTAATACAGATAAGGCAATAATAGGAATAAGACCGGAAGATATAAAAATATCAAAAGAGCCAATCAAGGAAGAGGAATGGATACTAATAGGAAAGGGAAGGGTAAAAGTAATAGGCTATCAAGGGGGATTATTCAGAATAACAGTAAGCCCACTAGATTCAGAAGAAGAAATCGTAACTTATCTAGACCATCCAATAAAGGCAGGAGAAGAAATATTGGTATATGTGAAAAAAGGATCGATAAAAATATTCACTTAA
- a CDS encoding MFS transporter, translated as MEPQNFSSDSAKAIVSQFIGFLLDSYDLTMILGIAPVLAKVLLPPESPLLATFNIILSYSLTIIFRPLGSAIFGNLGDKIGRRADLIITVIGLGLASALTSALPTYAQVGILSFILFVLVRVLVGIFAGGEYSAGHPFAMEWTPYKWRGLVSGFIQGGFSFGAALAAVVEGIFIGIYGVTGVEEFAWRYVFLTALAPAVVALAVRLTMKETPVFEDVKKKNLIRRTPFLDLFKEPYRRDFLQVMLYMTGMFFFAYSLFAFVPAILEHKPSIFSLGTAETIYSYGTYAAFAGAVFFGALSQYVGRRRLTIIWAILTFIISIPIYYLLFTSAEIGNFLTASLASILIGIITQGPWGIIPIYLSERFRASMRASGVGFGYSSGIFIGGWFSIYVPLMHQYLFKSIDTPSNVWFSTAILLMIGAILVGIGQYLGPETLGTKLVEETQKI; from the coding sequence ATGGAGCCTCAAAATTTCAGCTCAGATAGTGCGAAGGCAATAGTATCACAATTCATAGGATTCCTATTAGATAGTTACGACCTAACTATGATATTGGGAATTGCCCCAGTATTAGCCAAGGTATTATTACCACCAGAATCCCCTTTATTAGCCACTTTCAACATCATACTTTCTTATTCCTTGACCATAATATTTAGACCTCTTGGCTCAGCTATCTTCGGTAATTTGGGAGATAAAATAGGGAGAAGGGCTGATTTAATTATTACAGTAATAGGATTAGGTCTGGCAAGTGCATTAACTTCAGCTTTACCAACATATGCCCAGGTAGGCATATTATCGTTTATACTCTTCGTTCTAGTTAGAGTACTAGTGGGGATTTTCGCAGGTGGAGAATATTCAGCAGGGCATCCATTCGCAATGGAATGGACACCATATAAGTGGAGGGGATTAGTTAGCGGATTCATACAAGGAGGATTTTCATTCGGGGCTGCACTAGCTGCAGTAGTAGAAGGAATTTTCATAGGAATTTACGGGGTTACTGGAGTAGAGGAATTCGCGTGGAGATATGTATTTTTAACGGCTTTAGCTCCAGCTGTAGTCGCATTAGCAGTAAGACTAACAATGAAAGAAACCCCAGTATTTGAAGACGTTAAGAAGAAGAACCTCATAAGACGAACACCTTTCTTGGATCTATTTAAAGAACCTTACAGAAGAGATTTCCTTCAAGTAATGTTATATATGACTGGAATGTTCTTTTTCGCCTATTCATTGTTTGCATTTGTCCCAGCAATTCTTGAACACAAACCATCAATATTCTCTTTAGGTACAGCAGAAACTATATATTCATACGGTACATATGCAGCTTTCGCAGGAGCTGTATTTTTCGGAGCCCTATCCCAATACGTAGGAAGAAGAAGATTAACAATAATATGGGCAATCCTAACTTTCATAATCTCAATACCTATCTATTATTTACTTTTTACAAGTGCTGAGATTGGAAATTTCTTAACGGCCTCATTAGCCTCAATACTAATAGGAATAATTACTCAAGGTCCATGGGGGATAATACCGATATATCTTTCTGAGAGATTCAGAGCCTCAATGAGAGCTTCTGGAGTCGGTTTTGGATATTCCTCTGGAATTTTCATAGGAGGGTGGTTTAGCATATATGTTCCGTTAATGCATCAGTATCTGTTTAAGAGCATAGACACCCCCAGTAATGTGTGGTTCTCAACTGCAATACTATTAATGATAGGTGCAATATTAGTAGGAATAGGACAGTATCTAGGACCAGAGACTTTAGGAACAAAATTAGTAGAGGAAACACAAAAAATTTAA
- the acs gene encoding acetate--CoA ligase, with protein sequence MSVTWALPFETKINPKLNANKIVSINTYKEIHSQSVKDYKQFWSSVASELDWFKPWEKVLDDSNPPFYKWFVGGELNASYLTVDRHAKSWRKNKVAIIWEGEPVDERGNPKEVKKLTYYDLYREINRVAYLLKEKYGLKKGDTIAIYLPMIPELPIFMLAAARIGVVFTVVFSGFSADALANRINDAEAKLLVTADGGWRRGKVIDLKGIADKALEKTPTVKDVIVVRRIGNKVNMIEGRDKYFDEVIKDIPDNVYVEPERMKSEDPLYILYTSGTTGKPKGIVHDTGGYMTLLHATMRWVFDIRDDDIYWCTADIGWVTGHSYIVFGPLMEGATEIIYEGALDYPQPDRWVSIIERYGVSILYTSPTAIRTFMKYGDNWVKAHNTSTIRLMHSVGEPINPEAWEWLWKLVGREEVPFGSTWWMTETGGILISHLPGLYLIPMKPGTNGMPLLGIEADVVNEEGKQTNPEERGYLVIRNPWPGMPLTIYKDPERYVKVYWSRFPGMFYAGDYAVKDRDGYFWILGRADEVIKVAGHRLGTYELESALIEHPAVAEAAVVGVPDPIKGEVPYAFVILRQGYSPSPQLTQEILKTVRDKVGPIATIDKLFFVGKLPKTRSGKIMRRVVRAVVTKSEIGDITTLEDEASVDEIRKALEEFRAEFEKASK encoded by the coding sequence ATGTCAGTAACTTGGGCTCTCCCCTTTGAAACTAAGATTAACCCTAAACTTAATGCTAATAAAATAGTAAGTATAAATACTTATAAGGAGATTCACAGCCAATCAGTAAAGGATTATAAGCAGTTCTGGTCTTCAGTAGCTTCAGAATTAGATTGGTTTAAGCCATGGGAAAAAGTGTTAGATGATAGTAATCCTCCATTTTATAAGTGGTTCGTAGGCGGGGAACTTAACGCTTCCTATTTGACAGTTGATAGACACGCTAAAAGTTGGAGAAAGAATAAAGTAGCCATAATATGGGAAGGGGAACCAGTAGATGAAAGAGGGAATCCAAAAGAGGTTAAGAAGTTAACGTATTACGATCTATATAGGGAGATAAATAGGGTAGCTTATTTACTTAAGGAAAAATACGGGTTGAAAAAAGGTGACACTATAGCTATTTACCTTCCGATGATTCCAGAATTGCCAATATTCATGCTAGCTGCTGCGAGAATAGGTGTAGTATTTACCGTAGTCTTTTCTGGATTTAGTGCGGATGCATTAGCAAATAGGATAAATGACGCTGAGGCTAAATTATTGGTAACTGCAGATGGTGGATGGAGAAGAGGTAAGGTAATTGATTTAAAAGGTATAGCTGATAAGGCTTTGGAGAAGACTCCTACGGTGAAAGATGTAATTGTAGTAAGAAGGATAGGGAATAAGGTTAACATGATAGAAGGTAGGGATAAGTATTTCGACGAGGTAATTAAGGATATTCCAGATAACGTTTATGTGGAGCCAGAAAGAATGAAATCTGAGGACCCCTTATATATACTTTATACCTCTGGAACTACCGGTAAGCCTAAGGGTATAGTCCACGATACTGGCGGATATATGACATTACTACATGCTACAATGAGATGGGTATTTGACATTAGAGATGATGACATTTATTGGTGTACCGCAGATATAGGTTGGGTAACTGGGCATTCCTATATAGTCTTTGGACCGTTAATGGAGGGGGCAACTGAAATAATTTATGAGGGAGCATTAGATTATCCACAGCCTGACAGATGGGTTTCAATTATTGAACGTTACGGAGTTTCAATACTTTATACCTCTCCTACAGCTATAAGGACTTTCATGAAATATGGCGATAATTGGGTTAAGGCTCACAATACATCAACAATTAGGTTAATGCACTCAGTGGGAGAGCCTATAAACCCAGAAGCTTGGGAATGGTTATGGAAATTGGTAGGGAGAGAGGAAGTACCCTTTGGAAGTACATGGTGGATGACTGAAACCGGAGGTATATTAATTTCTCATCTCCCTGGATTGTATCTAATTCCCATGAAGCCTGGTACTAACGGTATGCCTCTATTGGGTATAGAAGCTGATGTAGTGAACGAGGAAGGTAAGCAAACAAATCCAGAGGAAAGAGGTTATTTAGTAATTAGGAACCCGTGGCCTGGAATGCCCTTAACGATCTATAAAGACCCAGAGAGATACGTAAAGGTTTACTGGAGCAGATTTCCCGGAATGTTTTATGCAGGAGATTATGCTGTAAAGGATAGGGATGGGTATTTCTGGATATTGGGAAGGGCTGACGAGGTAATTAAGGTGGCAGGGCATAGATTAGGCACTTACGAGTTGGAATCCGCATTAATTGAACATCCAGCTGTGGCTGAAGCTGCAGTAGTTGGAGTCCCAGATCCTATTAAGGGGGAAGTTCCCTATGCGTTTGTAATATTAAGGCAAGGATATTCTCCAAGTCCTCAACTTACGCAAGAAATATTAAAGACGGTTAGAGATAAGGTAGGTCCTATTGCGACTATAGATAAACTGTTCTTTGTAGGGAAATTACCTAAGACTAGAAGTGGTAAGATAATGAGAAGAGTCGTTAGGGCTGTCGTTACTAAGTCTGAGATAGGTGATATTACTACCTTAGAAGATGAGGCATCTGTGGACGAAATTAGGAAGGCATTAGAGGAATTTAGAGCTGAGTTTGAGAAGGCAAGTAAGTGA
- the glcT gene encoding glucose ABC transporter permease GlcT, whose amino-acid sequence MKKGTIILVIPTAIFSAILLYLVIWNAVISFTNWSLLNPKISFVGLQTYFSVIRTFQFSNSILHSLELSASLVAIGNILGILFAGLLYFLSSNKARSVFLSIIIYPLAISMAVNALIWLWLFNINIGIDWLLVRIGLPQFPWLSSTSTMFPSLILVSIWAYTGIAALFYLAGFMNIDKSVIEAARLDGASAFKILYKLLIPNSFNSFIIATALLFLFSFRIFSLPYILSGGPTNIFLQTAVVYMYYLFTVEFFSQATAVATIITVIASVIIIPYALIIIRRWIRK is encoded by the coding sequence ATGAAGAAGGGTACTATAATTTTAGTAATTCCTACAGCTATTTTTTCTGCAATATTATTATACTTAGTAATATGGAATGCTGTAATATCCTTTACTAATTGGTCTTTACTTAACCCTAAGATTTCCTTCGTAGGTTTACAGACTTATTTTAGCGTAATACGAACTTTTCAGTTCTCTAATTCTATACTTCACTCGTTAGAATTATCAGCGAGTTTAGTTGCAATTGGCAATATATTAGGAATACTGTTTGCGGGTTTACTATATTTTCTATCGTCTAATAAAGCTAGATCTGTATTTCTTTCAATTATAATTTATCCATTGGCAATATCCATGGCTGTTAACGCTTTAATTTGGCTATGGTTATTTAATATAAATATCGGGATTGATTGGCTTTTGGTAAGAATAGGTTTACCTCAGTTTCCTTGGCTATCCTCTACATCTACAATGTTTCCCAGTTTGATTTTAGTGTCCATATGGGCTTACACTGGAATTGCAGCGTTATTTTATTTGGCTGGGTTCATGAATATAGATAAATCTGTAATAGAGGCCGCGAGGTTAGATGGTGCAAGTGCCTTTAAAATATTATATAAATTACTAATACCCAACTCATTTAACTCATTTATTATAGCAACAGCTTTATTGTTCCTATTTTCCTTTAGAATATTCAGCTTACCTTATATACTATCTGGAGGACCTACTAATATTTTCCTTCAGACAGCCGTAGTATACATGTATTACCTATTTACTGTTGAGTTCTTCTCTCAAGCTACTGCAGTAGCTACAATAATTACCGTTATCGCTTCCGTGATAATAATTCCTTATGCGCTAATTATAATAAGGAGGTGGATTAGGAAATGA
- a CDS encoding muconolactone Delta-isomerase, with product MLFLLWFKVKQPESITQKQLMDIWKREAEAALPAVKAGKIKGLYKVSGRREVVAIIDVNSHEELDEILETLPIIRELGHSVTVEVAAIHPYENFYELIKKLAQ from the coding sequence ATGCTCTTCCTACTTTGGTTTAAGGTTAAACAGCCGGAAAGTATTACGCAAAAGCAATTAATGGATATATGGAAGAGAGAAGCAGAAGCAGCTTTACCTGCGGTAAAAGCTGGGAAAATTAAGGGATTGTATAAGGTGAGTGGAAGGAGGGAAGTAGTTGCAATAATAGATGTTAATTCTCACGAAGAATTAGACGAAATTTTAGAGACGTTGCCCATCATAAGGGAGTTAGGTCACTCGGTTACAGTAGAAGTTGCTGCAATACATCCCTATGAGAACTTTTATGAATTGATAAAGAAATTGGCACAATAA
- the glcU gene encoding glucose ABC transporter permease GlcU yields MRPVVKASLHYLALAIVSILWLIPVYAMIVNGFKSNLEVLSSPVLSPPTSLSLTAYITVFNALAKPLINSLIVVIPTSFISAFLGAMGAYFFYTLSYSFSKFSSAISDVLFSLIALATFIPYQATLIPLTRLIVSMGILDTYIGIIFAMLIFYIPTGALLMSMFVSVIPRSLIEAAKVDGTGDLKIFMKIVFPLSMPGFISTLIFIIIQSWNNFFIPLILVTTPNMRLVSVAVQSYTGGYGTLYNDTFAAAMLASVIPLAIFIFLGRYFIRGLIALGGGGKGV; encoded by the coding sequence ATGAGACCGGTTGTAAAAGCGAGCTTACATTATTTAGCATTAGCTATAGTAAGTATTTTATGGTTAATACCAGTTTACGCTATGATAGTTAATGGATTTAAGAGTAATCTAGAAGTGCTATCAAGCCCAGTTTTATCTCCCCCGACATCTCTTTCTCTTACAGCATATATTACAGTGTTTAACGCTTTAGCAAAACCTCTGATAAATAGTCTAATAGTTGTAATACCTACCTCTTTCATCTCAGCATTTTTAGGAGCTATGGGAGCTTATTTCTTCTATACTTTATCTTATTCCTTTAGTAAATTCTCATCTGCAATTAGTGATGTATTATTCTCCTTAATCGCGTTAGCTACTTTTATACCTTATCAAGCTACATTAATTCCATTAACTAGATTAATAGTCAGTATGGGTATTTTAGATACTTATATAGGCATAATTTTTGCAATGCTCATATTTTATATTCCTACTGGGGCATTATTAATGTCAATGTTCGTTTCAGTTATTCCGAGAAGTTTAATAGAGGCTGCTAAAGTAGATGGGACTGGAGACTTGAAGATATTTATGAAAATAGTATTTCCCCTATCTATGCCAGGCTTTATATCAACTCTAATATTTATAATAATACAATCATGGAATAACTTCTTCATACCTTTAATTCTAGTCACTACTCCAAATATGAGGTTAGTTTCAGTTGCAGTACAATCATATACTGGAGGATACGGCACGTTATATAATGACACATTTGCGGCTGCAATGTTAGCTAGCGTAATTCCGCTGGCAATATTTATATTTCTTGGAAGGTACTTCATTAGGGGTTTAATAGCATTAGGAGGAGGAGGTAAGGGGGTGTAA
- a CDS encoding MFS transporter, translating into MNEVDKLALIGGFRAFGSSIIWPFMGFALYKVYGFSLTYVSLFYLIQAFVSVIASISGGIMTDYFGRKRMIIISIVMSSVALFIAYIINLPIPVACLILIQSYFSSIYNVSTTTIVGDMFKSSENLVKAFSRQRVGINAGWALGPLIGGYVFSTYGFRLLLLISSLLILISIPLIRLLPEFKGKSSVLDFSVSREFIIFLIPTFLTFVIIGQLGFGILTYYTSILDFTEFQVGILFAINGVMIVFLQDLMGRIINKRIKLISLGMVIYGLGYLGIALVTNFYLASVDIAVITLAEMIVTPLSQTLANSLASQKTRGKQIGLYSMVTGIGRIVGSSLISELMNYYLYTPLILWGVISSFGFISACLYYIFLRKLKSIL; encoded by the coding sequence ATGAATGAGGTTGACAAACTAGCTTTAATAGGAGGATTTAGGGCTTTCGGCAGCTCTATAATATGGCCTTTCATGGGTTTCGCATTATATAAGGTTTACGGGTTTTCCCTTACTTATGTATCCTTATTTTATCTAATTCAGGCTTTCGTAAGTGTTATAGCTTCAATTAGCGGTGGAATTATGACTGATTATTTTGGTAGGAAAAGGATGATTATTATTTCAATAGTTATGTCTTCAGTAGCACTATTTATCGCTTATATAATTAACCTTCCCATACCGGTGGCTTGTTTAATACTAATACAATCTTATTTTAGTTCGATATACAACGTATCCACAACTACCATAGTGGGTGATATGTTTAAGAGTTCTGAGAATTTAGTTAAAGCTTTTAGTAGGCAAAGGGTAGGGATAAACGCCGGATGGGCTTTAGGTCCCTTAATAGGAGGGTATGTTTTCTCTACCTACGGATTCAGACTCTTACTGTTAATATCGAGTTTACTAATCTTAATTTCAATACCCTTAATTAGATTACTGCCAGAGTTCAAGGGTAAGAGTTCAGTTTTAGATTTCAGCGTAAGTAGGGAATTCATAATATTCTTAATACCTACTTTCCTCACTTTTGTTATAATAGGTCAGTTGGGCTTCGGTATTTTAACTTATTATACTTCTATCTTAGATTTTACTGAATTTCAAGTCGGTATACTATTTGCTATTAACGGGGTTATGATAGTATTTCTTCAAGATCTCATGGGGAGAATAATAAATAAGAGGATTAAACTTATTTCCTTAGGGATGGTAATATACGGTTTAGGTTATTTAGGAATAGCTTTGGTAACGAATTTCTATTTAGCGTCAGTTGATATAGCTGTAATAACTTTAGCCGAGATGATTGTAACTCCTCTTTCCCAGACGTTGGCTAATTCGTTAGCTAGCCAGAAGACCAGAGGTAAACAGATTGGATTATATAGTATGGTTACGGGAATAGGGAGAATAGTAGGCTCGTCATTGATAAGTGAGTTAATGAATTATTACCTTTATACGCCCTTAATATTATGGGGTGTAATTTCCTCATTTGGATTCATATCCGCATGCCTTTACTATATATTTCTTAGAAAGTTGAAAAGTATTCTGTAA
- a CDS encoding PaaI family thioesterase, giving the protein MDLQKLLEENDPVFKYIGAEVLEIKEGYAKIQIPYKSELCRRGNVLNGGIIMTSMDFAGGLATMTVNDGLDQVTQELKVNFLEPMYKGPFIVEGKVVRKGKTTVVVEITFKDVEGRIGAIGLGTWYIIRDRKVSADR; this is encoded by the coding sequence ATGGATTTGCAAAAATTATTGGAAGAAAACGATCCAGTGTTTAAGTATATAGGAGCTGAGGTTTTAGAAATAAAGGAAGGTTACGCAAAGATACAAATTCCCTATAAGTCAGAATTATGTAGAAGGGGGAACGTATTAAATGGGGGTATAATAATGACTTCAATGGATTTTGCAGGAGGTTTAGCTACTATGACAGTAAATGATGGCTTAGATCAAGTAACTCAAGAGCTTAAGGTTAATTTTTTAGAACCTATGTATAAAGGTCCATTTATTGTTGAAGGTAAGGTTGTTAGAAAGGGTAAAACTACTGTAGTAGTTGAAATAACCTTTAAAGATGTTGAAGGTAGAATAGGTGCAATAGGATTAGGTACGTGGTATATTATTAGGGATAGAAAAGTCTCTGCTGATAGATAG